TAACTATAGGTTGTTATGGATTTTAATTAGAGGTGCTGCAGTTCTGCTATTGGAAGAACTTGACCATGCTAAGGTAAAATTGTTTTCCCTTGATGGTTATATGACCTAACAAGAATAGATATTTTGGGGAGTTTATTTCTTACTTAAATTCACCATTTTTTCCCTAAAACCGCATTGGTTCACACTTTATGTCCCTACAATGTTGCATCTACGAAAAATGACAACTTTACCCCTAAAATCATATTTGGTAACCCTTTGTCGTTGGGTGTTAAAATTCATGTGAAATGGCCATTTTGTCTTTAAATTCACCTTTCATAAGGCTTTAAGTCACTGGCATGTTATCAAAAGAGCATCAGAATTgcatttgtatattttttttgtgtgtgaactttttggtcttaaatttggTTTGGAGGACATACAAGACCCCTTTGATAATGACCCATATTCTTATGGGGTTACTTATACTTATACCCCTGCCTAAACCTCTTTCAATCTTAGGGCTTGTGACCTTTTAAACCCAAATTGTTGTTAATGTTAATTTTATTATACATTATTTGTTAACAGAGTTTTAGATGTAGAGGATAGATAGTTATAAAATAAAATCggaaatatatgaataaatatttGTCATCCATGGTATTCTGGGAACATAAACGGCTGAAAGCCTTCCTTTGGTTTCTATGTTACTTTGACCTGGATGAAAAGCTGACTTGATTGAACAATTTATTTCTTAACTGAAACATTTTTCATATATATCGTATGTGTTGTATTGTATTGTGTTGTAAAAAAGTAAAATCATCTcattattgttgtattttatgGTGTCATGTGACAAAACTGCTACTATGAAGTATCGGGTTGACCAGAGCAACAATTTGAGAAGGCATGAAGACGAGAAAGACCTGAATGCATGACAATTACATGCAGAATCTATGTTGCATGCATGGCAACTTAACAATTTGTGTTAAGTACTTGATCAATAACATTGTTTATAATGAAAATACCCTTTAACCCCCGCAACGCGGGGGAAAACTTTTCTAGTTTATCTATAAAAATAATTTATCCAAGTATAGAAAAATAAGAACCTTGTTATAAATGTTTTGAAGATAAGTAAATATTACGTGAATTAATTGATATTTAGTGAGACTCAAAATCTAAGTTTACAAATTAGATTGATACaattaaacactaattatataacAAGTAATCTAAATTTAACTGTGTAATTAAACTCAAGTTAGTTTAAATTTTAAAGGTGTTATCTTTAAGATTCCATGAGAGAATCATTTTAAGGGTGGATAATTGTTACGCCCAAGTTTTAGCCTTTTAACCGGaaatattttgaaatattaaataaataaaacaaagttAAAAATTTGATAGATTATGAAGTTCAAAATTAATTAGAAGATTAATTTGGGttaaattgaaaatttaaaagtttgaaGGActaaatttgtaaaatttgaaactTAAGTTTGACCTTTACATGACTAGGTTTGAGCCCAAAATGTTAAGAAATTCATCTTCTAGGTTTGTTACAGAGGAATTAAGACTTGTTGGACTTTTGGGGAGTTAGTTACGAAAACAAGTtagaaacttaaaagtttaaGGGGACAATGTGCCAATATgtcaaagaataaaacataaacccCAAATCCCCCTCTTCCTCCTTGTTCAAACACCGGAGACAATTTTGGAAGAAAACTTCacatttgataaaaataaaaaatttaaattttaaaaataaaaatggagAAGGATCCGTAGAAGTGTTCAAGTTTTAGTGTCTAATTTAAAGTTGCAAATGTAAAAAACTAATAATATTATTTAGACAAATCTACATAAATGATCTATGTGGTTTTTCAGATTTTGGGTTTTAATCCGTAACTTTTTTTGGTTTCACAGAAAGTCTCGATGGTTTCAATTTCTATCATATTTAGTCCTCCGACCATATAGAAAGACATttacacattttaaaaaaaaaaaaaattctcttaCATTTTCTTAAACTAAATTTGAGAAGTTTGATGGAGTTTAATGGTGTTTTAAAGTATATTAGGTTTGGGAAAATGCCTTAAAAAAGtagtaaagttttcaaaatgttgAAAAAATATCATTATTGTTTTTTTAGTACCAAAAATACAATTAAAGTATACTTTTTGTACACAAAATAACAACAAACTACACATGTATTCAGATAAAACCTTATGGTGGAAAAATGAATTAAAAGGGTaacaaagtttccaaaatgttcaaaaaatatcattgttttgtagtacaaaaaatatcattaaagTATACCATTTGTACATAGAATACCAACGAAGTATACATTTTAGtacaaaaaataccattgaagtttccaaaatgttcaaAAAGTATCATTGTTGTTTTTTCAGAGCGCCTTTTGTTAACTTCGTTGTTTTCGGATTATGTAGAACACAGATATCGGAGATCATTCTCCATTGTACCAGTTCACACCAATTGTGCACTCTATTTCATTACCTAAAATAACCGGTTACCACAAGGTTTTATTTGAACACATATATACTTCGGTGGTATTCTGTGTACAAATAATATActttaatgatatttttatactaaaaaaacaacaatggtgctttttgaaaattttggaaacTTCGTACACAAAATACCATTGAACCGGCTATTATAGGGAACCATCAGGTTACCCGGTTATTAATTTAGGGTTATGACTTAAAAAGGTaacaaagtttccaaaatgttcaaaaaatatcattgcTGTTTTTTAGTATAAAAAATCTCATTTAAGTATACTATTTGTACATAGAATACCAACGAAATACACATATGTTCAAATTAAACCTCGTGGTAACCGGTTACTTCAGGTAAAcgtaaaaatgacttaaaagtGTAATGAAGTTTACAAAATGTTCACCGTATTTTTTGTTAACTTCGTTGTTGCCTAATTATGTACAAGAAATCATGCAATGTCATATTAGTTCACAACCGTTATGCACTCTCTTTCATTCCATCACTCGATCATTCTTATGGTAACATAAAAAGTAAGTGGATAATAACCTTAGTTAAACGTTCTTGCTTACTAGTCACATTATATACCTCAAACCTAAAACATATATGCATTATGTAGATACACATATTATACATCAAGGTTAGTCGTTCATTAGTGTTGCGGCACAAGAGAGACACAAAAGAGAAACGAGTGTGACGTTATGTTATGAGAATTCCTAAATGTGGATGTAGAGAGTAAGAGTTGTGTTTAattctctggaccagtgagagatGAATGGTCAAGAACACTAAGCGTCATGTAGTTGATTTGATGACGATTTGTAGTCAAAACAAAGAGAGAAGCATACGTGTTGGAGCGCTTGAACGACTTGTTTTCTAATTGATGGATTCCTAGTTATGTGTTTTTCTATGACTATATTTAGATACAAACTGATCAAGTAAGGGAATGAAAGAGAGTACACAATTGGTGTAAACTGGTATGACATGGAATGATATTCGATGACCGTGTTCTACATAATTCGAAAACAACGAAGTTAACAAAAGATGCGctgaaaaaacaaaaatgaaatttttttaaacTTCTTGAAAACttcaatggtattttttgtaCTAAAATGTGTACCTACACAGTATGCttcaatggtattttttgtactaaaaaacaatgatattttttgaacattttggaaactttgttACCCTTTAAGTCATTTTTCCGTTTACCTGAAGTATAAAAAATATACTTTAACTGTATTTTTGTACTAAAAAACAAcaatggtattttttgaacattttgaaaactttatcACCTTTTTAGTCGATTTCCATTTTATAAACTATGAAAAAATTGAAGTCAAGATTATGATTGGACCTTTGACTTTTTCAATAGGTTTCTCTCCTAAAAATCTAATAGATTATACATTTAGATAAAGAATACGAATTTGGTGTCTTTTGACTCTTATATAAAGAATGAGAAATTAGTAGATCTTTAGCCGAAAAAATTGTAGACGAactattttattgttctttagcTCAACTCAAAACTTAGCTTATATCAAGATACAAGTTCCCATAAATTTATCAAAaccaaaaaacaaaaataaaataaagagaaaCAATGTTCAAAGTAAATACCAAGCTAATAAGATAATCATGAGAGCACCTTCTGGACCTCAGCAGTTACCTCCTTTGGTGGTTTTTCTGCATGCAGATTTGCTACAATACGCTTCTTGCTATAGTAATCAATAACCTGCATATGTCAATAAATAACTTATACATATTTACATATAAAATTCCATTAACtcataaaatttaaacaaatgttaaaaaaataagaaacataCTGGCTCAGTCTGTTTGTGAAATGCCTCCAGCCTTGACTTCAAAACAGCTGCTGTGTCATCTTTACGTTGAACCAAAGCTTCTCCAGTCACCTTTGATAATAAGCAAGAAAATCAGAGTAAATTTACTCTTTTTACCAATTtataagtaaaataaaaaaaaataaaaaaaagatgtTTAGAATTTTTACATCATCTATCCCAGGAACTTTAGGAGGTGCGAATTTTGTGTGGTAACTCCGACCACTAGCAGGATGAATCCAACGGCCAGTAATCCTCTCCTCCAAGATCGCATCATCTATTGCAAAGTTTAGCACTTTGTCAACTTTCACCCCTCTTCTTTTCAGCATTTCATCAAGCTACACATACAAAAAtagaaattaacaaaaaaaacactCAAATGGTTGATGTTAAATCAAGAAATAGTCTAATACCTTTTCTGCTTGGACCACGGTTCTTGGGAATCCATCAAGAATGAAGCCTTTTTGACATGAAGGCTTCTCTAAGGCTTCGTTGATAATCCCAACAACTAAGTCATCAGAAACAAGTTGTCCCTGAGAAAGAATGGATCCGGAATAGTGATAAGTAGAAAGATGAGGGGTCGGTTTTGTAAAATTTAAATTACCTTCTCCATGGCTTCCTTGGCTTTAACACCAAGAGGGCTTTTTGCAGCAACAGCAGCTCTTAGCATATCACCAGTAGCCAGGTGGCATAAACAGTACTCGTCCTTGATAATTGGTGATTGAGTACCTTTTCCTGATCCAGGTGGGCCTGAAGCAAACAGGATTCATCAACAGATAGATCCATTTTGGGGGAAACACGTAAGATTGATGTGATTAGAAGTGGATTGAGAAACTCATGTTTTTACTAAACCAATTATTGATCATCAAACCAGATTCATCAACTGAAAGATAATTTACATTGCAACAAACATAAGTAACAATATAAGATACTTTGTAGTTAGTAAGATCATTCCTTTCCACCATTTATTATTCTAACTCAATCAAGAAATAGTAAAAGAAGATCAATCTTTATCAATGTCCTTTACCCTTCAATGACATGATCACGGTTGATTTTATCAGTGACATGCAGTAATAAAATCATGCCCATCCCTTTCTGACTTATCTTAGATTCCATTCTGCTCTAATGGCTGTGTAATTGTGATGAAGATTATGTTTCTGTGTCTGTTTATTCTCTCCGTTTCTAAGCAAAATCGATAACAAAAACGTTTAGGATGATTTCATATCGTAGCATTTAAAATATAGCAATTTGATGAAAGCAAAGCATTAACATAACAGAGCGCCTAAATTAAATCACATCGGATCTGAGGAAATGCACAATGAATATGCATAGAATTTTGGGGAAAACAGAATCGATGCTATAAGGTGGAAAATAACAATGAGAAACAAGAATGTTACCGACGAGAATGAGGCGTTTGTCAGGTTTGGTTGAGCATTTCATGCGACGAAGAAGCTCCGTCATTAGATCTACCGACGCAACATCCTCTAAATTCGCCGCCGCTGAAGTTGCCATTCCGTCACGTAGGATTTTTTTGGGTTGATCTTTTCAGAAATCGGTCGGTGAATTGTGAGGAAAAGGATTAAACGAGCGTCAAATTGGATGCTAGGGTTCTTTCAGTAGTTCGTTACTTCCCCAGTTTACTTTCCTCGAACTTCTCGAATCTTGATATGCTTGAATTTCAAGCATGGCAGATTTGAAAAGTAGTATTAAAGTGAAAATTCCACTTTTACCCTCCTAaagagggtgtttggataggaaaaagACTATAAactaagttaaaaaaataagctaattttaaatttttaataagtattttttttgtttatggcTTATTGTTTATTTTTAGACAAAATTGTAAGAATGGTCCCTGTATTATGTCAAAACTAGTAATTTTGGTCCAAAATAGGTTTGGCTCGTAATGATGGTCCAATAGTTTCATTttcttacaaatttggtccaatttagtttttttttgtaaGTATGATTTTGCCCTTATTGTTTACtttcatttttgttttattacatgtaattaaaaaacaattaaaaatataacaaaaataaaatacctctctctctctctctctctctctctctctctctctctctctctctctctctctctccaagaaTCGACCTATTCATCTTCTTCCCACACTTCCATTTTCTCTCAGATGTGCTCAATCTTTATTGACCGGAAAATTGCACATCCACCGGAGACACGTCTCTTACCCTCAAATATGCCATCTCCGTCTTCTCAGTTGACCACCAAGCACTCATTACCCTCAAATCTGTCATCTCTATCGAAGCTTTCCTAAACGATCAAGGTGAAATCCAGATTTGTTCATCCGACGAAGACGATGACGCTGTCCACCACTAGAGACGTCCCTCCGCCTTCTCCGACGAAGGGTTTTCTGACTGCGCCATATTTGTTCGATCTACGTTTATGAAGGGTTGTAGCTCCAATATCTGATCTACGTTTCTGTCTCTTTTCATCTTCTCTTGTGTCTCTTCAAATCCCTCTACTGACTTCAGGTGGTGGTGGTTATGCTTCAAGCGGCGGTTTCTAGAGCCATAACTCTCCTTATGGATTTCATTGACTATTCATCTCTCTCctaagctttctcgttctatgAGGGTCGGAAATCCCCAACTTTGTTCGTCCAGTGGCTATCTTGAGTGAATGTGCCACAGAAAACAGCTGAAATCGTGATATAGGGTTGAGATTTGTTGTTGCTATGTTTGTTATGtttctttccttcttcttcttctatctaGATTGTTGTTGTTGGGTTTGTTTGAAAAAATTCTTGATTTCGATTCAGGTGGCGGTGAAGGGCAGTTCATCAgatcaagaaaaatgatttatatGTTTGTGAATGATTTATGGGTTTGTGAATGTGATGTTCTTGTTCTTGAACTCAGGAAAAATGAGTGTTCTTGAGATTCATATTCATATTTATGTGTGTATGTttttaattctaatcaacttcACAGCTAATGATATTGAGCTTTGTTTCCATGTTTAAATCAAATTAATCTAGATGTATGTGTaactatgtatgtgtgtgtttagaGTCTGGAACATTTGTAAACTTAATCTAATAGATTGAACAAGATCGATAAAGTGAAGGTTCTTCGTTTTGCAAATCCACTTCCAGACATGTGTTAAAtttgtttgtattttatttcagATCCAAAATCAAGAACGAAGAACACCCATTGTGGATTTGGATTTGGGATGTTGGATGGTGGTGGGTCACGACAGGGGGAGGCGGAGGAGCTGCCACAGTCGACTGTGGTGGCTCTCTTCGCCGGAGAAGTGAGAAACGAGGGAGATAGACGAGTTAGAAAtgaaagggagagagagagagagagagagagagattttctttttttctctttcttttttttatttatgtaataaaaaattgaaaaagggAAAATACCAAGGGCAAATTCGTcattataaaaagttttaaaatttttggactaaactcgcaacaaaatgaaactaTTGGACCATCATTGCGAGTcaaacccattttggaccaaagttgctagttttgacatagcacaaggaccattcttgcaattttgtcttatttttaatccaaacatttttacaaaagttGTGTTCTTTCACAGCTAtaagtttaaagttttttttttcttaaatttaaacaaataatttagataaataaacaaagaaaactaatgggactttaatttataaattttaaatttagaaGAAAAGTCAATAAAATTGAcatgtatttattattatatttaaaagttatgtggaatttaataaaatggaaaaaaaccacaaaatgacatgtgggagaaatttaattgaaaataactacAAAATAACGTATGGCCAAATCAATGAGAatgtgacatatgacaaaaagattttcatttattagagtaaaaAAGTTAATTtatccaaacaccctctaaaATTAATGTTAGGAATTAGAACGTCACTTAATTTTTtcggtttttattatatattctatttcaaacaaaatttgaatATTCAACCTTTGTCTTGAaggatatttttattaatttctgATACTGTTAAATACTTTTAGGAATTAGAATTTCACTCAATTTTTtcggtttttattatatattttgtttcaaacaaaatttgaatATTCAACCTTTGTCTTGAAggatattttttattaatttctgATACTAATAAATATTTAGTTATAACCTTTTAATAACTTCTTTTTAGTTTAGTTTAAAGATAATGACTTAAAATGataatatatttgttttttttatatatttggtcATTGAGCTTTTTTTGTCTATATTTAATCATTTAATTTGTCTTTTTATCTACATTCGGTCTTTATAATCGGGTACTTTAGGTTAAGCCAGAAAAATGACTTTAATAAGTAACATATTTTTTAGTTTGTACACAttaaatccttaatatttttttcagTGTGTTCTTTTGTCTTGGGAGTGCAAATTCTTTTAGCGTCttctttaattctttttttttttggaagtGCAAATTCGAGTGAAGAAGAAACAATCACAAAAAAATATCATTGTCTGTTATGGATATAGATGAAACTGAAGACGAGTACATCTTTTGTTTGGAAAAAACTAGCGCACCAATATTATTTTACCGATTTGTGAATTAGGTTACTAATATAAGTAAAGGATGAGCCTCGTATCATAACACATCATTAATGATTGTCTCACGTAAAATGTCGTGAGCAAAATCTAAAGAAACTGGTCATAAGgattaaatatgtacaaaaacattaatgactaaatgtgtacaaactgaaaaatatattactttattACGTCATTTTTCCGACTTAACATATAGTAGCCGGTTATAAGGACTGatatagacaaaaaaaaaagttaaatggtcaaatatggatttaaaaattaaataaataaataaataaaacttagtTAACAAATATTTACAAATCAAAAAATGTATTACCATTTTAAGTTATTATCCtttattttattatgtttatgaTATCAACTCAAATGACAACAGCTACATATGCATACGATGTAAAAGACATATCATATTTTTGCTTGGGCAAATAAATGATTGTTTTCAAAAAACttatattttcatatttttgcttgggcaaataaatgatttttttcaaaaaacttatATTTTCATATTTGTTAAGCTATTTTATATAAAGTTCGGATTGAATTATAGATGATATAAAACTCAATAAATccaatttttatttgtttattaggaGCTACAATCCAATGCCAGTGACCATTATCAAAGATTGTCACACCAGAGTTGGCAACCAGATGACCGGGTAAATGGTCTAACTCTTAAACAAATTGATAAACCATATGTCTTAATTGTGGCAAAAAATAATGCAATATCAAAAACGAATTTCCATGTAAACTTAGTAATTTTTGTAGAAATTAACATTTATTTAACATCAAGTTTAGTTTAGACTCAATGTTCATTTGACTCAAAGGAAAAAAGTCTGATGTTAATTATAGTTATAGGATCCGaggacaaatttttcattttcatgcAATTTGGTTATCTTATGCTGATGACGCCCATTTTGTTGGTGAATGGTTTGAAAACAACATAAAGAATCTTGTGCGTATACTCTGATGCTTCCACATCTCATCCGGTCTTAAAGTTAATTTTCAAAAGTCCAAAGTCTTTGGTATCGGGATTACAATGCATGGAGTCAACCGTTGGGCTGCCCCTCTCGGTTATGAGTCAGCGTCACTTCCCATCGCTTATCTCGACGTTCTTGTGGATGCTAACATGAACCTTAAGATGAATTGGTGGCCAATAATTGATAGATTTTAATCCAAATTATCTGCATGGAAATCAAAAACTCTCTTTTGGTGGAAGGTTGACCTTAATTAAATATGTGTTTGGTAATCTTCCTACTTACTTCCTTTCATTATTTGTAGCACCTGTTGTAGTAATTAATACACTTGAAGGGATTAGAAGGCAATTTTTATGGGGAGCTTGcgagaataaaaacaaaattaattttGGTGGCATGGGATCAGGTTTGTGCCCCAAAAGAAAGTGGTGAGTTAGGTGTTGGAACAATTCAGGCCAACAACATATCCTTAATTGTTAAATGGTGGTGTCGTTTCAAAgtggacccccccccccccccccctccccttcACTCTTGAGCCAGGTAATAAAAGGGATTCATAACTTACAATGTAAACCAGATGGATACATGTCCATAAAATCGGTTACAGGTGTTTGGAACAACATTGCTGTTATCAAATTTGAGTTTCAGAAGTTTGGGATATCAATTGCATCAGTGATTAAGAAACAGGTTAATGCAGGTGACAAAACTTTGTTTTGGCGGGATACTTGGGTGAATGACAACACCCTCAAAGAAGCGTTCCCCAATGAGATTCTTGGGTATTCACTTGGTGCAATGTTTCTCAACCTAATTTTGATTCGATCAATGAGATTCTCAAATATGCTGCAAATTGGGGGCATAGTCCTAAAGAGAGAAACACATACCTTTGTGTATGTTATGGAGCTATCCGGTGGACATGGAGggcaagaaacaacatcatattCAAAAAGATATGTTTATCTCCCCAACCAAAGTGGCACACAACATTCAATCTATGACGATTATATGGGTAAAACATAAGAGAAATAACAGTTATGTTAAATGGATGGGCTGATTGGTCCAATTGTCATGTTTCATGTATTTAATCTCTTTTGTACCTTTTTCCCCGTCCTAGCTCCTTGCTAGtggttatttttatttatataatattcaTTTGTCGGtttaaaaaaaatgcaatttGGATATCATTAAAGGGTTAAGATACGAAACACTGTTGAGGCATGATCTATATTAAGACCACATTAAACATGAAATTAACTGTAATACATCCATCTACACCAAAACTTTGACATAAAATTAACCTAACTACCTTCCAACCTTTTGTTTCTAATCATCATAATAATACTTCAAGCAACCAACAACACGAtaccaacaaaaaaaaaacataataataataataatatcaaaatAGCACGTcatatcatcttcttcttcactcaGCTGCtgactttttcttctttttcttctttcctTCACTTACAGCAGAAACATCCTCCATTACAACATCtttgctcttcttcttcttcttcttctctgttCCATTTTCTTTCCCATTCTCAGTAGTAGCTTCTGTCTCCTCTTCTTCAAGAgctctcttctttttcttcttccctGATTTGGTTTCAGCAGCATCTCCATTTGTAACAGTGTTGTTCTCTTTGTCATCTGTCTTTGCTTCACCATTGTCTTTTGACTTCTTTTTCTTGCTCTTCTTCGAAGATGGTTCAGATCCATTTTCAACCTCCATTTCTAAAGACAACAAAATTATTCAGTTTTTATACTATAATACACAAAATCAATGTAAGTCAATATACCTTGATTTGCAGCATTCTCCATAGCAGCTTTCATAACCTCAATGTTCTTACGAGGTGCAACACCTTTGTCATAAAAGTCAAGACGCTCTTCCACTTGCTCACGAAGCTTGTCTCCAAAAGAAGTACCACTTCCCTCTGTTTATCATTAAAAACTTaatctttgattttgactttgaccaaaaagATAACTTGTAAAACACAAACTAACCTGAGAAACAATCAATTCGAGAAGCAATTGAACATTTGTTAGCCAAATAACGAGCCATTCGACCTTTGTTTTTAGCAGATGCACGCCCGATAAAAGACGAATGAAAGATAAGACCATATTTCGGTGTGTTACCCTTTGTTTTCAGAGCcctaaaataagaaaaacaagaTTAATATCTAACTTTTTTTAGCTAAAAGAAATTAGTGGTTGTGGATAATGATATTAGACCTGAAAAGGGCTTTTTCAGCACCAAGGATTTGAAGGGTAGAAGAAGGGCATTTTGCAAGATTTGTGAGGCTTCCAGCATGAGATATCAATCGAGCACCAACAACTTCACCAATTAATGCAGCCAAATTTGGTGCTATGTCACTCATTTTAGCAACAAGATAATCATAAAGCTTCTTTCTGTATTCAGCAAGGTCCATCACACGTTGTGCAAACATCTGGACATTGATCAAGTCAACTGGTGACAAATCTTGACCTGAAAAAAAGAAGATAGAATGAGATAATGTTTTTTTTGTAAATGTAACCACATAAAAGTATAGCAAAGACAAATATAAACCTACCCATGGAAGCTTTAGCTGCTTCGATTACTTCCTTTGCTTTATCTTCATCACCAAGGATATCTACTAGCCCATCTAACTTATCTTCAGACAACTCTGATttgtcatttatgtattttgcaaGTTTAGCATAAAGATAGTTATCATTGACAATCTTTACTAGCTCTGGGAAGTGCCATGAGTACCATTCCCTGAATTAAACATCAGACATTTTAGTTGTAATAGAAGAACACAAGAGAATTTAAATGTAAAATGTAAATCAAGATtgtgatttgagagagagagagagagagaaagggaacGAACCTAACTCTCATGGAGAATGAGTTTACATCCTTATCAAGGGTATCAAGAAGGAAGATTGCTTGAATGACCATATTGTCAACTCGGTTGACATTAAACTTCACTTTTGCTCTGCTGTAACTGTGGCCTAAACCAAGTTGAGCTTTCTCCAAGTCACCAggctatatataaaaaaaatgagatGTTGTAGTTAGAGGGATTTCCAGAATGAAATATATTAAGAGGAGAAACTAGAAAAGAAGAGCACCTTGAGATTCTCAATGAACCTATCGAAATGTAAACGAACACCTCGAATGAGCTCAAGAACAAACTCATTACTCTGGCAGGGGATCTTGGTTTCTTCATATATGTGAGATCCAATTTTGGGATCAGCCACTCCTAAGCTGAACTTAGGCTTTTTACCTTCTTTGACTTTAGGAAGGCTAAGCTCGAGGAAGTTCCTCAACTCATCAGTCATTTGGCCTGAACAAATTCAAAAAAAGTGTATAAAACTTGTTAGAACACCAACATAGAAAGTAAGAAGGATGATGTTCTTAAGCTCAAAACTCGACTTATTATAATGCTTAACAAGGGAACATTTCCAAATTATATGTGTACTGAAGGAATAGAAACTTATCCTATCAAAACTCAAATTATCATTGTTCAAGTTCTATGACAGACCTACCCAAAGCAAAACACAAGAAATTTCAATGAAAAAGACGCTGCATGACAATATCCTTGCTATTGTTTGTGCTATTTGTCATGACAGA
The genomic region above belongs to Lactuca sativa cultivar Salinas chromosome 4, Lsat_Salinas_v11, whole genome shotgun sequence and contains:
- the LOC111877348 gene encoding adenylate kinase 4 isoform X2; translated protein: MSLIKSTVIMSLKGPPGSGKGTQSPIIKDEYCLCHLATGDMLRAAVAAKSPLGVKAKEAMEKGQLVSDDLVVGIINEALEKPSCQKGFILDGFPRTVVQAEKLDEMLKRRGVKVDKVLNFAIDDAILEERITGRWIHPASGRSYHTKFAPPKVPGIDDVTGEALVQRKDDTAAVLKSRLEAFHKQTEPVIDYYSKKRIVANLHAEKPPKEVTAEVQKVLS
- the LOC111877348 gene encoding adenylate kinase 4 isoform X1, producing MATSAAANLEDVASVDLMTELLRRMKCSTKPDKRLILVGPPGSGKGTQSPIIKDEYCLCHLATGDMLRAAVAAKSPLGVKAKEAMEKGQLVSDDLVVGIINEALEKPSCQKGFILDGFPRTVVQAEKLDEMLKRRGVKVDKVLNFAIDDAILEERITGRWIHPASGRSYHTKFAPPKVPGIDDVTGEALVQRKDDTAAVLKSRLEAFHKQTEPVIDYYSKKRIVANLHAEKPPKEVTAEVQKVLS
- the LOC111877349 gene encoding nucleolar protein 56 — encoded protein: MALYLLYESASGYGLFLAHGIDEIGQNTEAVRNSVVDLNRFGKVVKLAAFNPFESALDALNQCNAVSEGQMTDELRNFLELSLPKVKEGKKPKFSLGVADPKIGSHIYEETKIPCQSNEFVLELIRGVRLHFDRFIENLKPGDLEKAQLGLGHSYSRAKVKFNVNRVDNMVIQAIFLLDTLDKDVNSFSMRVREWYSWHFPELVKIVNDNYLYAKLAKYINDKSELSEDKLDGLVDILGDEDKAKEVIEAAKASMGQDLSPVDLINVQMFAQRVMDLAEYRKKLYDYLVAKMSDIAPNLAALIGEVVGARLISHAGSLTNLAKCPSSTLQILGAEKALFRALKTKGNTPKYGLIFHSSFIGRASAKNKGRMARYLANKCSIASRIDCFSEGSGTSFGDKLREQVEERLDFYDKGVAPRKNIEVMKAAMENAANQEMEVENGSEPSSKKSKKKKSKDNGEAKTDDKENNTVTNGDAAETKSGKKKKKRALEEEETEATTENGKENGTEKKKKKKSKDVVMEDVSAVSEGKKKKKKKSAAE